In the Mycolicibacter sp. MU0102 genome, one interval contains:
- a CDS encoding NADPH-dependent 2,4-dienoyl-CoA reductase: MSPLDLGFTALPNRVVMGSMHTGLEDRAGDTAKLAEYFAARARGGVGLIITGGYAPNRSGWLLPFASAMTTRADARRHRRITDAVHDAGGKIALQILHAGRYAYHPFSVSASSIKAPINPFRPRALSTRGVESTIDDFARAAELAREAGYDGVEIMGSEGYLLNQFLAARTNRRTDGYGGSAANRRRFPVQIVAHTRAAVGDDFIICYRMSMADYVEDGQSWEEILTLATEVEDAGATMINSGFGWHEARVPTIVTSVPNNAFVDISSAVADHVTIPVVASNRINMPQAAEQVLAETSVRLISMARPMLADPDWVRKAADDRAEEINTCIACNQACLDHAFMHKKVSCLVNPRAGHETTLVLGPTRRRRRIAVVGAGPAGLSAAVSAAERGHEVTLLEANEFIGGQFDLARRIPGKEEFAGTIRYYTAMLDKYAVTVRLGSRAHVDELAGFDEVVLATGVRPRIPQIPGIEHPMVMSYAEAIAGAPVGSSVAVVGAGGIGFDVSEFLVLDSPDSSPTHGPQGLKKWKAEWGAADPWEARGALIAPDPAPPARQVYLLARTAGAQGRKLGKTSGWVHRASLKAKNVQQLSGVNYDRIDDDGLHISYGPNKSRPQSLAVDNVVICAGQESVRDLEDGLRARGMTPHIIGGAALASELDAKRAIKQGTELAARL, translated from the coding sequence ATGTCCCCGCTGGACCTGGGTTTCACCGCCCTGCCCAACCGGGTGGTCATGGGTTCGATGCACACCGGCCTGGAAGACCGCGCCGGCGACACCGCCAAACTGGCCGAGTACTTCGCGGCACGTGCCCGCGGCGGCGTCGGGCTGATCATCACCGGCGGATACGCCCCGAACCGGTCGGGTTGGCTACTGCCGTTCGCCTCAGCCATGACCACCCGCGCCGACGCGCGACGCCATCGGCGCATCACCGACGCCGTGCACGATGCCGGCGGCAAGATCGCGCTGCAGATTCTGCATGCGGGACGCTATGCCTACCACCCGTTTTCGGTCAGCGCCTCGAGCATCAAGGCCCCGATCAATCCCTTCCGGCCCAGGGCGTTGTCCACCCGCGGGGTCGAGTCGACGATCGACGACTTCGCCCGAGCCGCCGAATTGGCACGCGAGGCCGGCTATGACGGCGTGGAGATCATGGGCAGCGAGGGCTACCTGCTGAACCAGTTCCTGGCAGCGCGCACCAACCGGCGCACCGACGGCTACGGCGGAAGTGCGGCCAATCGGCGCCGCTTCCCGGTGCAGATCGTGGCTCACACACGTGCGGCCGTTGGCGACGACTTCATCATCTGCTATCGGATGTCGATGGCCGACTACGTCGAGGATGGCCAGAGCTGGGAGGAGATCCTCACGCTGGCAACCGAAGTCGAGGACGCCGGCGCCACCATGATCAACTCCGGCTTCGGCTGGCATGAAGCGCGGGTGCCGACCATCGTGACTTCGGTTCCCAACAATGCGTTCGTCGACATCAGTAGCGCCGTCGCAGATCACGTCACGATCCCGGTGGTGGCATCCAACCGGATCAACATGCCGCAGGCCGCCGAACAGGTCCTCGCCGAGACCTCGGTGCGCTTGATCTCGATGGCCCGACCGATGCTGGCCGACCCGGACTGGGTGCGCAAGGCCGCCGACGACCGTGCCGAGGAGATCAACACCTGCATCGCGTGCAATCAGGCCTGTTTGGACCACGCCTTCATGCACAAGAAGGTCTCCTGCCTGGTCAATCCCCGAGCCGGTCACGAGACCACGCTGGTGCTTGGTCCGACGCGGCGGCGCCGGCGCATCGCGGTGGTGGGCGCCGGGCCGGCCGGGTTGTCGGCGGCGGTGTCGGCCGCCGAACGCGGCCACGAGGTCACACTGTTGGAGGCGAACGAGTTCATTGGCGGCCAATTCGACTTGGCCAGGCGGATTCCGGGCAAAGAGGAGTTCGCCGGGACGATCCGCTACTACACCGCCATGCTGGACAAGTACGCGGTGACGGTGCGTCTGGGCAGCCGCGCCCACGTCGACGAGTTGGCCGGCTTCGACGAGGTGGTGCTGGCCACCGGGGTCAGACCGCGGATCCCGCAGATCCCGGGCATCGAGCATCCGATGGTGATGTCGTATGCCGAGGCGATCGCGGGCGCACCGGTCGGCTCCTCGGTGGCGGTGGTGGGCGCCGGCGGCATCGGTTTCGACGTCAGCGAGTTCCTGGTCCTGGATTCACCCGACTCCTCGCCGACGCATGGCCCGCAAGGCCTAAAGAAATGGAAGGCCGAGTGGGGTGCCGCCGATCCCTGGGAGGCCAGAGGCGCGTTGATTGCGCCGGACCCGGCGCCCCCGGCCCGCCAGGTCTACCTGTTGGCCCGCACCGCGGGCGCCCAGGGCCGCAAGTTGGGCAAGACCAGCGGCTGGGTGCACCGGGCGTCCTTGAAAGCCAAGAACGTCCAGCAGCTCTCCGGGGTGAACTACGACCGCATCGATGATGACGGGCTGCACATCAGCTACGGCCCGAACAAGTCACGCCCGCAATCGTTAGCCGTGGACAACGTGGTGATCTGCGCCGGGCAGGAGTCGGTGCGCGACCTCGAGGACGGACTGCGGGCGCGAGGCATGACACCGCACATCATCGGCGGGGCGGCACTGGCCTCGGAGCTCGACGCCAAGCGGGCCATCAAGCAGGGAACCGAGCTCGCCGCGCGACTGTAA
- a CDS encoding PadR family transcriptional regulator, translating to MALPHAILVSLSEQSGSGYELAHRFDRSIGYFWSATHQQIYRTLRAMEADGWVQVTEVAQQGRPDKKVYTVAEAGRAELARWIAAPLAGRGSSVVDNRLRELAVKIRGAGHSDRATVRAQAVDLRAERGERLDVYRALEKKQFPDPRALKGAALHQYLVLRGGIRAEESAIDWLDEVEQALR from the coding sequence GTGGCACTTCCGCACGCGATCCTGGTGTCGCTGAGCGAGCAGTCGGGTTCGGGCTATGAGCTCGCGCACCGCTTCGACCGCTCGATCGGCTATTTCTGGAGCGCCACGCACCAGCAGATCTACCGGACACTGCGAGCCATGGAGGCCGACGGCTGGGTCCAGGTCACCGAGGTGGCCCAGCAGGGCCGCCCGGACAAGAAGGTCTACACCGTCGCCGAGGCCGGCCGCGCAGAGCTGGCTCGCTGGATCGCAGCCCCGCTGGCCGGGCGCGGGAGCTCGGTGGTGGACAACCGGCTGCGCGAACTGGCCGTCAAAATCCGCGGCGCCGGCCACAGCGACCGCGCCACGGTGCGCGCACAGGCCGTGGACCTGCGCGCCGAACGTGGCGAGCGATTAGACGTCTACCGCGCACTGGAGAAGAAGCAGTTCCCGGATCCCCGCGCCCTGAAAGGCGCCGCGCTGCATCAGTACCTGGTGTTGCGCGGCGGCATTCGCGCCGAGGAGAGCGCAATCGACTGGCTTGACGAGGTTGAACAGGCACTGAGGTGA
- the dapC gene encoding succinyldiaminopimelate transaminase, with protein MRGGRSAALPTFPWDTLAEATALAKAHPDGIVDLSVGTPVDAVAPVIREALAAASSAPGYPTTAGTAALRASAVAALQRRYGITGLAESAVLPVIGTKELIAWLPSLLGLGDQDVVVVPELAYPTYEVGARLAGARWVRSDVPQSLDGPPPALVYLNSPSNPTGAIATADELRAVVGWAREHDVLVVSDECYLGLGWEDPAPLSVLHPAVCDGDHRGLLAVHSLSKTSSLAGYRAGFVAGDGAVVAELLAVRKHAGMMVPTPIQAAMVAALDDDAHEQQQRERYARRRATLLPAMQAAGFTIELSQGGLYLWATRGEACRNTVNWLAQRGILVAPGEFYGPAGAQYVRVALTATDERIAAAAARLG; from the coding sequence GTGCGCGGCGGCAGATCGGCAGCACTGCCGACATTTCCGTGGGACACCCTGGCCGAGGCGACGGCGCTGGCCAAGGCGCATCCCGACGGCATCGTCGACCTGTCCGTCGGCACCCCAGTCGATGCGGTGGCCCCGGTTATCCGCGAGGCACTGGCTGCGGCGTCCTCCGCGCCGGGGTATCCCACCACCGCCGGCACTGCGGCGCTGCGCGCCTCGGCGGTCGCCGCGCTGCAACGGCGTTACGGAATCACCGGTTTGGCCGAGTCGGCGGTGCTGCCGGTCATCGGCACCAAAGAACTCATCGCGTGGCTGCCGAGCCTGCTCGGCCTCGGCGACCAGGACGTGGTCGTGGTCCCCGAACTGGCCTACCCGACCTACGAGGTAGGTGCCCGGCTGGCCGGGGCGCGGTGGGTGCGCAGCGATGTCCCGCAGTCACTCGACGGTCCGCCGCCGGCCCTGGTGTACCTGAATTCGCCGAGCAACCCGACCGGGGCGATCGCGACCGCCGACGAGCTGCGCGCCGTCGTGGGCTGGGCCCGCGAGCACGACGTCCTGGTGGTCTCCGACGAGTGCTACCTCGGGCTGGGCTGGGAGGACCCGGCGCCACTGTCGGTGCTGCACCCGGCGGTCTGCGACGGTGACCACCGTGGCCTGCTGGCAGTGCATTCGCTGTCGAAGACCTCTTCGCTGGCGGGCTACCGAGCCGGTTTCGTCGCCGGGGACGGCGCGGTGGTGGCCGAATTGCTCGCGGTACGCAAACACGCCGGGATGATGGTGCCCACCCCGATACAGGCGGCCATGGTCGCCGCCCTCGACGACGACGCGCACGAGCAGCAGCAGCGTGAGCGCTACGCCCGCCGCCGCGCGACGCTGCTGCCGGCGATGCAGGCGGCCGGCTTCACCATCGAGTTGTCCCAGGGCGGGCTCTACCTGTGGGCCACCCGCGGCGAGGCGTGCCGGAACACCGTCAATTGGCTGGCCCAGCGCGGCATCCTGGTGGCTCCCGGCGAGTTCTACGGCCCGGCCGGCGCGCAGTACGTGCGGGTGGCGCTCACCGCCACCGACGAGCGGATCGCTGCGGCGGCGGCCCGGCTGGGTTAG
- a CDS encoding pseudouridine-5'-phosphate glycosidase: MRIHPEVAEALAAGRAVVALESTIISHGLPRPDNVRIARAIEHAVRSAGAVPATIAIIDGQPHIGLDDDALHRIAIGGTAIKVSVREIAMLAAVAGDGATTVAATAHLAAAAGITVFATGGLGGVHRGAQHSYDESADLTALSRTPVLVVCSGVKSILDIGATLERLETLSVGVIGYRTDRFPAFYLADSGHPLDWWVQTPKQAAAVLRARDRLGTDGYGLVLANPIPADAELDRELHDRVLAEGLAAARAADIHGKDVTPFLLDYFHRETHGASVAANVALVLANARVAAEIAVAYAAG; the protein is encoded by the coding sequence ATGCGCATTCATCCCGAGGTCGCCGAGGCGTTGGCCGCCGGGCGGGCTGTGGTGGCGCTGGAGAGCACGATCATCAGCCACGGTCTGCCGCGTCCGGACAATGTGCGCATTGCGCGTGCCATCGAGCATGCCGTGCGCTCGGCGGGCGCGGTACCGGCCACCATCGCGATCATCGACGGCCAGCCGCATATCGGCCTCGACGATGATGCGCTGCACCGCATCGCCATCGGAGGCACGGCGATCAAGGTCAGTGTCCGCGAGATCGCGATGCTGGCCGCGGTGGCCGGCGACGGTGCGACCACGGTCGCCGCGACCGCGCACCTGGCGGCGGCAGCCGGCATCACGGTGTTCGCCACCGGTGGATTGGGCGGTGTGCATCGCGGCGCGCAGCACAGCTACGACGAGTCCGCGGATCTGACTGCCCTGTCGCGCACCCCGGTGCTGGTCGTGTGTTCGGGCGTGAAGTCGATCCTGGACATCGGTGCCACGTTGGAGCGGTTGGAGACGCTGTCGGTGGGGGTGATCGGCTACCGCACCGACCGTTTCCCGGCCTTCTACCTCGCCGACTCCGGCCACCCGCTCGACTGGTGGGTCCAGACGCCGAAGCAGGCTGCCGCGGTGCTGCGGGCTCGCGACCGGCTGGGCACCGACGGCTACGGGCTGGTGCTGGCCAACCCGATTCCCGCCGACGCCGAGCTGGATCGCGAACTGCATGACCGGGTGCTGGCCGAAGGATTGGCCGCCGCCCGAGCCGCGGACATCCACGGCAAGGACGTCACCCCGTTCCTGCTGGACTATTTCCACCGCGAGACGCACGGCGCATCGGTGGCCGCCAATGTCGCACTGGTGTTGGCCAATGCGCGGGTGGCCGCCGAGATCGCGGTGGCTTACGCCGCCGGGTGA
- the pruA gene encoding L-glutamate gamma-semialdehyde dehydrogenase — MDAITEVPVPVNEPVHDYAPDSAERTRLRTALAALADQPRDLPHVIAGRHRMGDGARIDIVQPHRHAAVLGTLTNATHAEATAAVEAAAAAKNDWAATPFDERAAIFLRAADLLAGPWRETIAAAGMLGQSKTVYQAEIDAPCELIDFWRFNVAFARQILTQQPLSSPGVWNRSDYRPLDGFVYAITPFNFSSIAGNLPTAPALMGNTVIWKPSVTQTLAAYLTMQLLEEAGLPPGVINLLTGDGYAVSEVALADSRLAGIHFTGSTETFRALWRQVGASIDRYGSYPRLVGETGGKDFVVAHPSAQPEVLRTALIRGAFDYQGQKCSAASRAYIPRSLWQRFGDDLLAATAQLRYGDVTDLTNFGGALIDGRAFAKNVRAIERAKAAPGVEIAVGGDYDDSVGYFVRPTVLLCEDPTDEMFSTEYFGPLLSVHVYADERYEQILDLIDTGSRYALTGAVIAQDRYAVRTALQRLRFAAGNFYVNDKPTGAVVGQQPFGGSRNSGTNDKAGSPLNLLRWTSARTIKETFLPATEHRYPHMAAP; from the coding sequence ATGGACGCCATCACCGAAGTACCGGTTCCGGTCAACGAGCCGGTCCACGACTACGCCCCGGACTCGGCGGAACGCACCCGACTGCGCACCGCGCTGGCCGCGCTCGCCGATCAACCCCGCGACTTGCCGCACGTCATCGCCGGCCGGCATCGGATGGGCGATGGTGCGCGCATCGACATCGTTCAACCGCACCGGCACGCCGCCGTGCTGGGCACGCTGACCAACGCTACCCACGCCGAGGCCACCGCCGCCGTTGAAGCCGCTGCCGCGGCCAAGAACGACTGGGCGGCAACTCCGTTCGATGAGCGCGCGGCGATCTTCCTGCGCGCTGCCGACCTGCTGGCCGGCCCGTGGCGGGAGACCATCGCCGCCGCGGGCATGCTCGGCCAGTCCAAGACCGTCTATCAGGCCGAGATCGATGCGCCGTGCGAACTCATCGACTTCTGGCGGTTCAACGTCGCGTTCGCCCGTCAGATCCTGACGCAGCAGCCACTCAGCAGCCCGGGCGTGTGGAACCGCAGCGATTACCGGCCGCTGGACGGGTTCGTCTACGCCATCACCCCGTTCAACTTCTCCTCGATCGCCGGCAACCTGCCGACGGCACCGGCGCTGATGGGCAACACGGTGATCTGGAAGCCGTCGGTCACCCAGACCCTCGCCGCCTACCTGACCATGCAGCTGTTGGAGGAGGCCGGACTGCCGCCGGGGGTGATCAACCTGCTCACCGGTGACGGCTACGCGGTTTCCGAGGTGGCGCTGGCGGATTCGCGACTGGCTGGAATTCATTTCACCGGCTCGACGGAGACATTCCGCGCGCTGTGGCGTCAGGTGGGCGCCAGCATCGACCGGTACGGCAGCTACCCACGACTGGTGGGGGAGACCGGCGGCAAGGATTTCGTGGTGGCGCACCCCTCGGCGCAGCCGGAAGTGCTGCGAACTGCGCTGATTCGCGGTGCCTTCGACTACCAGGGGCAGAAGTGCTCGGCCGCCTCGCGGGCGTACATTCCCCGCTCGCTGTGGCAGCGCTTCGGTGACGACCTGCTGGCCGCCACGGCACAGCTGCGCTATGGCGACGTCACCGACCTGACCAATTTCGGTGGCGCGCTGATCGACGGGCGGGCGTTCGCCAAGAACGTGCGCGCCATCGAGCGTGCCAAGGCCGCCCCCGGCGTCGAGATTGCGGTCGGCGGAGACTATGACGACAGCGTGGGCTATTTCGTGCGGCCCACGGTGCTGCTCTGCGAGGACCCGACCGACGAGATGTTCAGCACGGAGTACTTCGGCCCGTTGCTGTCGGTGCACGTCTACGCCGACGAGCGTTACGAGCAGATTCTCGACCTCATCGACACCGGATCGCGTTACGCGCTGACCGGGGCGGTCATCGCCCAGGACCGGTATGCGGTGCGTACCGCGCTGCAGCGGCTGCGGTTCGCCGCCGGGAACTTCTACGTCAACGACAAACCGACCGGTGCGGTGGTGGGGCAGCAGCCGTTTGGCGGGTCGCGCAACTCGGGCACTAACGATAAAGCGGGCTCGCCGCTGAACCTGCTGCGCTGGACGTCGGCGCGAACGATCAAGGAGACCTTCCTTCCGGCCACCGAGCACCGCTACCCGCACATGGCGGCGCCGTGA
- a CDS encoding carboxymuconolactone decarboxylase family protein — MSHYQEVLNELNPQHRDLRQQIPGVYQAFGEMSKATFESGALERKVKELMAMAMGVVQGCDGCIASHARAAARAGATKQEAAEAIGVSILMHGGPATIYGARAYTAFCEFADDTD, encoded by the coding sequence ATGAGTCACTACCAGGAAGTCCTCAACGAGCTGAACCCGCAGCACCGCGACCTTCGCCAGCAGATTCCCGGCGTCTACCAAGCGTTCGGCGAAATGAGCAAGGCCACGTTCGAATCCGGCGCGTTGGAGCGCAAGGTCAAAGAGTTGATGGCCATGGCCATGGGGGTGGTGCAGGGCTGCGACGGGTGTATCGCCTCACACGCACGGGCGGCGGCACGCGCCGGGGCGACCAAGCAGGAGGCCGCCGAGGCCATCGGCGTCAGCATCCTCATGCACGGCGGGCCGGCCACCATTTACGGCGCCCGTGCGTACACGGCGTTCTGCGAATTCGCCGACGACACGGATTAA
- a CDS encoding helix-turn-helix transcriptional regulator has protein sequence MHDQSAQRQSTARSQRLPRNQQRDRVLRLVGAASGAVDAAELAERMNLHVTTVRFHLDALCEDGAVARTRIKRDGVGRPRTGYVAVRDRLDYRSLAEILAMELGETAAERQERAERAGQRWADRILASDDTAAEGPVSPNGSTPDAGIDECADRIAGIFARMGFGAELTAPTEDGNGGSRRMILLHACPVRDLARAHPEVSCAMHRGLLRGLLNAENAPGGSAELEPFVEPEMCIARVIRS, from the coding sequence ATGCACGACCAGTCCGCCCAGCGCCAGAGCACCGCTCGCAGTCAGCGGCTGCCACGCAACCAGCAACGGGACCGGGTGCTGCGGCTGGTGGGCGCTGCCAGTGGTGCGGTCGACGCCGCCGAGCTCGCCGAGCGGATGAACCTGCACGTCACCACGGTGCGTTTCCACCTCGATGCGTTGTGTGAGGACGGCGCAGTCGCCCGGACCCGGATCAAACGTGACGGCGTCGGGCGACCCCGCACCGGCTACGTGGCGGTGCGTGACCGGCTGGATTACCGCAGCCTGGCCGAGATATTGGCAATGGAACTCGGCGAGACCGCCGCGGAGCGCCAGGAGCGTGCCGAACGGGCGGGCCAACGCTGGGCCGACCGGATCTTGGCCTCCGACGACACCGCCGCCGAGGGGCCCGTCTCGCCGAACGGATCGACCCCCGACGCCGGCATCGACGAGTGCGCCGACCGGATCGCGGGGATCTTCGCGCGGATGGGTTTCGGCGCGGAACTCACCGCGCCGACCGAAGACGGCAACGGCGGCAGCCGACGCATGATCCTGCTGCACGCGTGCCCGGTCCGCGACTTGGCACGAGCACACCCCGAGGTCAGCTGCGCCATGCACCGGGGCCTGCTGCGTGGGCTGCTCAACGCCGAGAACGCTCCCGGCGGCAGCGCGGAGTTGGAACCGTTCGTCGAACCGGAAATGTGCATCGCCAGGGTGATCCGCAGCTAA
- a CDS encoding acyl-CoA synthetase, which translates to MLLTSLAADGANASDIADAVRIDNTLLSRAELSAASAAVLEDVAGAPTVAVLATPTAQTVLAVTGCLLAGVPVVPVPADVGVAERQHILRDSGAQAWLGERPDDLAGLPHFPARAGSSSLAGPPGPCDEDDTALIIYTSGTTGPPKGVQLSRRALAADLDALAQAWQWSPDDVLVHGLPMYHVHGLVLGLLGSLRVGNRFIHTGKPTPEAYAAARGTLYFGVPTVWSRVVADASAAAALRPARLLVSGSAALPVPVFDALVAQTGHAPIERYGSTESLITVSTRVDGERRPGWVGLPLHGVQTKLVADDGGPVPHDGATIGRLAVRGPTLFNGYLNRPDATAEAFDADGWYRTGDVAVIDGDGMHRIVGRESVDLIKTGGFRVGAGEIETALLGHPAVSEVAVVGLPDEDLGQRIVAFVVAAADGAAQPSELIDYVGQQLSVHKRPREVRIVDALPRNAMGKVLKKALLT; encoded by the coding sequence ATGCTGCTGACCTCGCTGGCTGCCGACGGCGCGAACGCCTCGGACATCGCCGATGCGGTGCGTATCGACAACACCTTACTGAGCCGTGCCGAGCTGAGTGCCGCTTCCGCGGCAGTGCTCGAAGACGTTGCCGGGGCGCCGACGGTCGCGGTGTTGGCCACCCCGACGGCGCAGACCGTGCTGGCGGTCACCGGCTGTCTGCTCGCCGGGGTGCCGGTGGTACCGGTGCCCGCCGACGTCGGCGTCGCCGAACGCCAGCACATCCTGCGTGACTCGGGAGCCCAGGCCTGGCTGGGGGAGCGGCCCGACGACCTCGCCGGCCTGCCGCACTTCCCGGCGCGCGCCGGATCGTCGAGCCTCGCTGGACCGCCGGGTCCATGCGACGAAGACGACACCGCGTTGATCATCTACACCTCCGGCACCACCGGCCCGCCCAAAGGCGTACAGCTGAGCCGGCGGGCGCTGGCCGCGGACCTCGACGCCCTGGCCCAGGCCTGGCAGTGGAGCCCCGATGACGTGCTGGTGCACGGCCTGCCGATGTACCACGTGCATGGCTTGGTCTTGGGTCTGTTGGGTTCGTTGCGGGTGGGCAACCGCTTCATACACACCGGGAAGCCGACGCCGGAGGCATACGCGGCCGCACGCGGCACGCTGTATTTCGGGGTGCCCACCGTGTGGTCGCGGGTGGTGGCCGACGCGAGTGCTGCCGCAGCGCTGCGGCCCGCACGGCTGCTGGTCTCGGGCAGCGCGGCGCTGCCTGTCCCGGTGTTCGACGCCCTCGTCGCCCAGACCGGTCATGCCCCCATCGAGAGGTACGGCAGCACCGAATCGCTGATCACGGTGAGCACGCGGGTCGACGGCGAGCGGCGCCCGGGATGGGTGGGCCTGCCGTTGCACGGGGTGCAGACCAAGCTCGTCGCTGACGACGGCGGCCCGGTGCCGCACGACGGCGCGACGATCGGCCGGCTCGCGGTGCGGGGGCCGACGCTGTTCAACGGTTATCTCAACCGGCCCGACGCCACCGCCGAGGCGTTCGACGCCGATGGGTGGTACCGCACCGGGGATGTGGCGGTGATCGACGGCGACGGCATGCATCGGATCGTCGGCCGCGAATCGGTCGATCTGATCAAGACCGGCGGCTTCCGGGTTGGGGCCGGTGAGATCGAGACGGCGTTGCTGGGCCATCCCGCGGTTTCTGAAGTGGCCGTCGTCGGATTGCCGGACGAAGACCTGGGGCAGCGAATCGTCGCCTTCGTCGTCGCCGCGGCGGACGGCGCTGCGCAGCCCAGCGAATTGATCGACTATGTCGGTCAACAGCTTTCGGTGCACAAGCGGCCTCGCGAGGTACGGATCGTGGATGCCTTGCCGCGCAACGCGATGGGAAAGGTGCTCAAGAAAGCGCTGCTGACGTAG
- a CDS encoding TetR/AcrR family transcriptional regulator: MSETTDRPLRKDAERNRKRILEAARDLFASKGLEPNLNDVAHHAGVGVGTVYRRFASKEELLEAIFVDGLNQLADLAESALQQPDPWQGFVWYVEQLCEITATDRGLREIAFSKSYGGDRVTAAQERLIPVQKRLVERARSDGRLRPELSDTDMPIFGLLAGTVSEFAGHVNADLWRRFVAIFVDGMRCRSDQAPLPVAALDDDGVQCAMRSWEPAGPCGDRSRE, encoded by the coding sequence GTGAGTGAGACGACGGACCGCCCGTTGCGCAAGGACGCCGAGCGCAACAGGAAGCGCATCCTGGAGGCGGCCCGCGACCTGTTTGCCAGCAAGGGCCTGGAGCCCAATCTCAACGACGTCGCCCACCATGCGGGTGTGGGAGTAGGCACCGTCTACCGAAGGTTCGCCAGCAAGGAGGAGCTGCTCGAGGCGATCTTCGTAGACGGTCTGAACCAGCTGGCGGATCTGGCGGAATCAGCTCTGCAACAACCAGATCCCTGGCAGGGGTTCGTGTGGTACGTCGAGCAGCTGTGTGAGATCACCGCGACCGACCGAGGATTGCGGGAGATCGCCTTCAGCAAGTCCTACGGCGGCGATCGCGTGACGGCGGCGCAGGAGCGGCTCATACCCGTCCAGAAGAGGCTCGTGGAGCGAGCGCGCAGCGACGGTCGCCTGCGCCCCGAACTGTCCGATACCGACATGCCGATCTTCGGTCTTCTGGCCGGCACAGTGAGCGAGTTCGCCGGCCATGTCAACGCTGACCTGTGGCGCCGTTTTGTGGCCATCTTTGTCGACGGGATGCGCTGTCGCAGTGACCAAGCGCCGTTGCCGGTGGCCGCACTCGATGACGACGGCGTCCAGTGCGCGATGCGAAGCTGGGAACCGGCCGGACCCTGCGGTGACCGCAGCCGCGAATGA
- a CDS encoding MmpS family transport accessory protein, which yields MKRLISRVWLPALIVAAVAAGAVTVAQLRTVFGAHPVVVTDLSSDNAEDFNPKFVKYEIFGSGTTAVINYMDLEGKPQRVTDVALPWTLTLQTTLPSVMPNILAQGDGDSISCRVTVDDEVKQERTATGVNAETFCFVKAA from the coding sequence ATGAAAAGGCTGATCAGCCGGGTTTGGCTGCCCGCTTTGATCGTGGCGGCAGTCGCGGCAGGAGCCGTCACCGTCGCACAGCTGCGGACCGTGTTCGGTGCGCATCCGGTCGTGGTGACCGACTTGTCCTCCGACAACGCCGAGGACTTCAACCCGAAGTTCGTGAAGTACGAGATCTTCGGTTCGGGCACCACCGCCGTCATCAACTACATGGACCTCGAGGGCAAGCCGCAGCGCGTCACCGATGTGGCGCTGCCGTGGACCCTGACCCTGCAGACCACCTTGCCCTCGGTGATGCCCAACATCCTGGCCCAGGGCGACGGCGACAGCATCAGCTGCCGGGTGACCGTCGACGACGAGGTCAAACAGGAAAGGACGGCTACCGGAGTGAATGCCGAGACCTTCTGCTTTGTGAAGGCCGCGTGA